The proteins below are encoded in one region of Microbispora sp. NBC_01189:
- a CDS encoding lectin: MSRRPWPVMLATLALLAPVPMALNVPAANALTIPASDYQQVAMATGSGNLGEAMSLAVLPNRSVLHTARDGTLRITSPTGGTKVAAKLNVYTHDEEGLQGVAVDPNFATNRYVWLYYSPRLSTPNGDAPASGSQSQFDQWKGHLNLSRFTLKSDDTLDLNSEKVVLEVANDRGMCCHVGGDIDFDAAGNLYLTTGDDSNPFESAGYSPVDERTDRNPQYDAQRTAANTNDLRGKLLRITPQPDGSYTIPSGNLFPPGTAKTRPEIYGMGLRNPFRMSVDKATGVVYLGDYGPDAGSTNSNRGPNGQVEFNRITSAGFYGWPYCTGSNSSNETYNRWNFASNSTGPKFNCSGGATNASFRNTGLSTLPVAKPAWIRYGGDAGSPPEFGSGSESPMGGPVYRYDPNLNSSVKFPQALDGRFFAGEYGRKWIKAIEVRSDGGYGEISAFPWSGTQVMDMAFGPDGALYVLDYGTGSNNQALYRIEYVGKANRNPIAKAAADKTSGAAPLTVNFSSAGSSDPEGGALSYSWAFGDGTTSTAANPSKTYTTNGTYTATLTVRDPQGLAGTASVTVNVGNTAPSVAFTSPVEGQLFSFGDTVPFQVNVSDPEDGTIDCSTVTVTYLLGHDSHAHQITSRNGCSGSIAVPIDGEHDSAANIYGVLQASYTDKGGLTTTVVRTLQPRHRQAEHFGAQQGVQTADHTTAEGGKTVGFTDDGDWISFTPYNVSNATRITARVSSGGVGGRLEVRAGSATGTLLGTVTVAPTGGWETFTDVSANLSGAPAGTTTLYLVFRGATGQGYLFDLDAFTLATGTSTSPSPSPSASPSPSPSASPSAPAGGTSALKGVASGRCLDVNGASQTNGATVLIWDCNGGTNQQWTSTSATELRVYGNKCLDVNGGGTADGTAVIIWDCNGQNNQKWRLNSDGTITAVGANKCLDVASSGTANGTKVQIWSCTGANNQKWTRV; the protein is encoded by the coding sequence ATGTCCCGACGTCCGTGGCCGGTGATGCTGGCCACGCTGGCGCTGCTGGCTCCTGTGCCGATGGCGCTCAACGTTCCGGCGGCGAACGCGCTGACGATCCCGGCGTCCGACTACCAGCAGGTCGCGATGGCGACCGGTAGCGGGAACCTGGGTGAGGCGATGTCGCTGGCGGTGTTGCCGAACAGGTCGGTGCTGCACACCGCGCGCGACGGCACGCTGCGGATCACCTCTCCTACTGGTGGGACGAAGGTGGCCGCCAAGCTGAATGTCTACACCCATGACGAGGAGGGGTTGCAGGGGGTCGCGGTCGACCCGAACTTCGCGACCAACCGGTATGTGTGGCTGTACTACTCGCCGCGGCTGAGCACCCCGAACGGTGACGCTCCAGCCAGCGGCTCCCAGTCGCAGTTCGACCAGTGGAAGGGGCATCTGAACCTCTCCCGGTTCACGCTCAAGTCCGACGACACGCTGGATCTGAACAGTGAGAAGGTCGTGCTGGAGGTGGCGAACGACCGGGGCATGTGCTGCCACGTGGGTGGCGACATCGACTTCGACGCGGCCGGGAACCTCTACCTGACCACGGGTGACGACAGCAACCCGTTCGAGTCGGCGGGGTACTCGCCGGTGGACGAGCGCACCGACCGCAACCCACAGTACGACGCGCAGCGGACCGCGGCCAACACCAACGACCTGCGGGGCAAGCTGCTGCGGATCACGCCGCAGCCGGACGGGTCGTACACGATCCCGAGCGGGAACCTGTTCCCGCCGGGGACGGCCAAGACCCGGCCGGAGATCTACGGGATGGGGTTGCGCAACCCGTTCCGGATGAGCGTGGACAAGGCCACCGGGGTGGTCTACCTGGGCGACTACGGCCCGGACGCGGGGTCGACCAACTCCAACCGCGGGCCGAACGGGCAGGTGGAGTTCAACCGGATCACCAGCGCGGGGTTCTACGGATGGCCGTACTGCACCGGGTCCAACAGCTCGAACGAGACCTACAACAGGTGGAACTTCGCCAGCAACAGCACCGGCCCGAAGTTCAACTGCTCGGGCGGGGCGACCAACGCCTCGTTCCGTAACACCGGGCTCTCCACGCTGCCCGTGGCCAAGCCGGCGTGGATCCGGTACGGCGGGGACGCCGGGTCGCCGCCGGAGTTCGGTAGCGGGTCCGAATCGCCGATGGGCGGGCCGGTCTACCGGTATGACCCGAATCTGAACTCGTCGGTGAAGTTCCCCCAGGCGCTGGACGGGCGGTTCTTCGCGGGGGAGTACGGCCGTAAGTGGATCAAGGCGATCGAGGTCCGCTCGGACGGCGGGTACGGCGAGATCAGCGCGTTCCCGTGGTCGGGGACGCAGGTGATGGACATGGCCTTCGGCCCCGACGGCGCGCTGTACGTCCTCGACTACGGCACAGGCAGCAACAACCAGGCGTTGTACCGGATCGAGTACGTCGGCAAGGCCAACCGCAACCCGATCGCCAAGGCCGCGGCCGACAAGACCTCCGGGGCGGCGCCGCTGACGGTGAACTTCTCCTCGGCGGGCAGTTCCGACCCCGAGGGCGGCGCGCTGAGCTATTCGTGGGCGTTCGGGGACGGGACCACCTCCACGGCGGCCAACCCGAGCAAGACCTACACCACCAACGGCACCTACACCGCGACGCTGACCGTCCGTGACCCCCAGGGGCTGGCCGGGACGGCGAGTGTGACGGTGAACGTGGGCAACACCGCGCCGTCGGTGGCGTTCACCTCGCCGGTGGAGGGGCAGCTGTTCTCCTTCGGCGACACGGTGCCCTTCCAGGTGAACGTGTCCGACCCCGAGGACGGGACGATCGACTGCTCCACGGTGACGGTCACCTACCTCCTCGGGCACGACAGCCACGCCCACCAGATCACCTCCCGCAACGGGTGTTCGGGATCGATCGCGGTGCCGATCGACGGAGAGCACGACTCGGCGGCCAACATCTACGGGGTGCTTCAGGCGTCCTACACCGACAAGGGCGGCCTGACCACCACCGTCGTCCGGACGCTGCAGCCGCGGCACCGCCAGGCCGAGCACTTCGGCGCCCAGCAGGGCGTGCAGACCGCCGACCACACCACCGCCGAGGGCGGCAAGACCGTCGGCTTCACCGACGACGGCGACTGGATCTCCTTCACGCCCTACAACGTGAGCAACGCCACGCGGATCACCGCGCGGGTGTCGTCCGGTGGTGTGGGCGGCCGGTTGGAGGTGCGGGCGGGGTCGGCGACCGGCACGCTGCTGGGCACGGTGACCGTGGCGCCCACCGGCGGCTGGGAGACCTTCACCGATGTGTCGGCGAACCTCAGCGGCGCGCCGGCGGGCACGACCACCCTGTATCTGGTGTTCCGCGGGGCGACCGGGCAAGGGTATCTGTTCGATCTGGACGCCTTCACCCTCGCCACCGGCACCTCCACCTCGCCCTCACCCTCCCCGTCCGCTTCTCCGTCTCCGTCGCCGTCTGCTTCTCCGTCCGCGCCGGCGGGCGGGACGAGCGCGCTGAAGGGCGTGGCCTCGGGCCGGTGCCTGGACGTGAACGGCGCGTCGCAGACCAACGGCGCGACGGTGCTGATCTGGGACTGCAACGGCGGCACCAACCAGCAGTGGACCTCCACCAGCGCGACCGAGCTTCGCGTCTACGGCAACAAGTGCCTCGACGTGAACGGCGGCGGCACCGCGGACGGCACCGCGGTCATCATCTGGGACTGCAACGGCCAGAACAACCAGAAGTGGCGCCTCAACTCCGACGGCACCATCACCGCGGTCGGCGCGAACAAGTGCCTGGACGTCGCGAGCAGCGGCACCGCCAACGGCACCAAGGTGCAGATCTGGTCCTGCACCGGCGCCAACAACCAGAAGTGGACCCGCGTCTGA
- a CDS encoding RICIN domain-containing protein, translating to MTAVGANKCLDVSGNGTGNGTKVQIWSCTGGTNQRWTRV from the coding sequence ATCACCGCGGTCGGGGCGAACAAGTGCCTCGACGTGTCCGGCAACGGCACCGGCAACGGCACCAAGGTCCAGATCTGGTCCTGCACCGGCGGCACGAACCAGCGCTGGACCCGCGTCTGA
- a CDS encoding RICIN domain-containing protein, producing MQRSSPVTALRPVLTGIVAAALAAAFALVAPATSAFAATTTLYASPSGTGTACTSAQPCSLPAAQTAVRSLNGSMSGDIVVELADGAYRLSSPLRLTAADSGNNGYTVRWQAAAGARPAVSGARAVTGWTQADAGKNIWRANVGTGIDTRQLYVNGALATRARTQVNRNDFTATTTGLRFSSSALSYLNNLANQNRVEMESVGSFTDRYVTVQGISGNFITMQQPGWNNNTFGYDTFSQPHRAGALYLENAYEFLDSPGEWYINPGTGVLYYIPASGQNINNVSVELPVLQSLVDVGGTYDSPAHHITFSGITFTGTTWLGPSGNQGFVDQQTGAYIAGNYNWPGDRLTSCQEGCQAFESTRPNWYQMPAAVQVSAANNITFTDSQFVNLGQTAIGIGNDANAHASGVGLGASDITVTRSEIARNSAGGVVAGGVRADAHHPSDQRMVNRNITVSNNRIHDLGLDYRGIVSVLTTYVATSNVSHNEVYNLPYTGMSIGYGWGANEPGGSTQYANRGLYNYQPRYTTATTASGNKLVGNYVHDVMQQMTDGGCIYTLSWNPSAVISDNYCLRTNGWFGVYFDEGSKYYTVRNNVLSNTGTWATANYWGGENMGNFTVTGNWSTNNSTNITNGDRGNVVNNNVVVSGNNWPSGAQAVMAAAGPQSGGTSSPSASPTPPPSGSTSALKGVASNRCLDVNGASQTNGATVLIWDCNGGTNQQWTSTSASELRVYGNKCLDVNGAGTADGTAVLIWDCNGQNNQKWRLNSDGTITAVGANKCLDVSGNGTANGTKVQIWSCTGANNQKWTRA from the coding sequence GTGCAACGATCTTCGCCCGTCACGGCGCTGAGGCCGGTCCTGACCGGCATCGTCGCCGCGGCGCTGGCTGCGGCGTTCGCCCTCGTCGCCCCGGCCACCTCGGCCTTCGCGGCCACCACGACCCTGTACGCGTCCCCTTCGGGCACCGGCACCGCCTGCACCTCCGCCCAGCCGTGCTCGCTGCCCGCGGCGCAGACGGCGGTGCGGTCGCTGAACGGCTCGATGTCCGGCGACATCGTCGTCGAGCTGGCCGACGGGGCGTACCGGCTCTCCTCCCCGCTCCGGCTGACCGCCGCCGACTCCGGGAACAACGGCTACACCGTCAGATGGCAGGCCGCGGCGGGCGCACGTCCCGCCGTCAGCGGGGCCCGGGCGGTCACCGGCTGGACGCAGGCCGACGCCGGGAAGAACATCTGGCGCGCCAACGTCGGCACCGGGATCGACACCCGGCAGCTGTACGTCAACGGCGCCCTCGCCACGCGCGCCCGCACCCAGGTGAACCGGAACGACTTCACCGCGACCACCACCGGCCTGAGGTTCAGCAGCAGCGCGCTGAGCTACCTGAACAATCTCGCCAACCAGAACCGGGTCGAGATGGAGAGCGTCGGCTCGTTCACCGACCGGTACGTGACGGTGCAGGGCATCAGCGGCAACTTCATCACGATGCAGCAGCCCGGCTGGAACAACAACACCTTCGGGTACGACACCTTCAGCCAGCCACACCGGGCTGGCGCGCTCTACCTGGAGAACGCGTACGAGTTCCTGGACTCGCCGGGTGAGTGGTACATCAACCCCGGGACCGGTGTCCTCTACTACATCCCGGCGTCCGGGCAGAACATCAACAACGTCAGCGTCGAGCTGCCGGTGCTGCAGTCGCTGGTCGACGTCGGGGGCACCTACGACTCGCCCGCGCACCACATCACCTTCAGCGGCATCACGTTCACCGGCACGACGTGGCTCGGGCCCAGCGGCAACCAGGGCTTCGTGGACCAGCAGACCGGCGCCTACATCGCGGGCAACTACAACTGGCCCGGCGACCGGCTGACCTCCTGCCAGGAGGGCTGCCAGGCCTTCGAGTCCACGCGACCGAACTGGTACCAGATGCCCGCCGCGGTCCAGGTCTCCGCCGCCAACAACATCACCTTCACCGACTCGCAGTTCGTCAACCTGGGCCAGACGGCGATCGGCATCGGCAACGACGCGAACGCGCACGCCAGCGGTGTGGGCCTGGGCGCCAGCGACATCACGGTCACCCGGTCCGAGATCGCCCGCAACTCGGCCGGCGGCGTCGTGGCCGGCGGGGTGCGCGCCGACGCGCACCACCCGAGCGACCAGCGGATGGTCAACCGGAACATCACGGTCAGCAACAACCGGATCCACGACCTCGGCCTCGACTACCGGGGCATCGTCTCGGTCCTGACGACCTACGTCGCCACCTCGAACGTGTCGCACAACGAGGTCTACAACCTGCCGTACACCGGCATGTCGATCGGCTACGGCTGGGGCGCCAACGAGCCGGGCGGCAGCACCCAGTACGCCAACCGCGGGCTGTACAACTACCAGCCGCGGTACACGACCGCCACGACCGCGTCGGGCAACAAGCTCGTCGGCAACTACGTGCACGACGTCATGCAGCAGATGACCGACGGCGGGTGCATCTACACGCTCTCCTGGAACCCCAGCGCGGTGATCAGCGACAACTACTGCCTGCGGACCAACGGCTGGTTCGGCGTCTACTTCGACGAGGGCTCGAAGTACTACACCGTCAGGAACAACGTCCTGTCGAACACCGGCACCTGGGCCACCGCCAACTACTGGGGCGGTGAGAACATGGGCAACTTCACCGTGACCGGCAACTGGTCGACCAACAACAGCACCAACATCACGAACGGCGACCGCGGCAACGTCGTCAACAACAACGTCGTCGTCTCGGGCAACAACTGGCCGTCGGGCGCGCAGGCCGTGATGGCGGCCGCCGGGCCCCAGAGCGGCGGCACGTCGTCGCCCTCGGCCTCGCCCACTCCGCCGCCCTCGGGCAGCACGAGCGCCCTGAAGGGTGTGGCGTCGAACCGCTGCCTGGACGTGAACGGCGCGTCGCAGACCAACGGCGCGACGGTGTTGATCTGGGACTGCAACGGCGGCACCAACCAGCAGTGGACCTCCACCAGCGCGTCCGAGTTGCGCGTCTACGGCAACAAGTGCCTGGACGTGAACGGCGCGGGCACCGCCGACGGCACCGCGGTGCTGATCTGGGACTGCAACGGACAGAACAACCAGAAGTGGCGCCTGAACTCCGACGGCACCATCACCGCGGTCGGGGCGAACAAGTGCCTGGACGTGTCCGGCAACGGCACCGCCAACGGTACGAAGGTCCAGATCTGGTCGTGCACCGGCGCCAACAACCAGAAGTGGACCCGGGCCTGA